A part of Uloborus diversus isolate 005 chromosome 6, Udiv.v.3.1, whole genome shotgun sequence genomic DNA contains:
- the LOC129225286 gene encoding cleavage and polyadenylation specificity factor subunit 4-like, with protein sequence MEDIVAFADNLRFDIEIALEQQLGALPLPFPGMDKSGSSICDFFVRGICSKGSSCPFRHVKGDRTVVCKHWLRGLCKKGDQCEFLHEYDMSKMPECYFYSRFNACSNKECPFLHIDPEAKIKDCPWYDRGFCRHGPNCRLRHTRRVICANYMCGFCIDGPNCKFMHPKFDLPIQDPTAQPKKSIITCHYCSEPGHKAISCPNMPAELRDDQNVKSNSQSNINQIQLVSIQLQDGLKAGFRPIEQVTCFKCGEKGHYANKCPKGHLAFLSLALQNNPRPQLQQQS encoded by the coding sequence ATGGAAGATATTGTTGCTTTCGCTGACAATTTAAGGTTTGATATAGAAATTGCTTTAGAACAGCAATTAGGAGCATTACCTTTGCCATTCCCTGGAATGGACAAATCGGGATCTTCTATATGCGATTTCTTTGTTCGGGGTATCTGCAGCAAAGGTTCTTCTTGCCCATTTCGGCATGTCAAAGGTGATAGAACTGTTGTTTGTAAGCATTGGCTTCGAGGGCTTTGCAAGAAAGGCGACCAGTGCGAATTTTTACACGAGTATGATATGAGCAAAATGCcagaatgttatttttattctAGATTCAATGCTTGTAGCAATAAAGAATGTCCATTTTTACATATAGATCCTGAAGCTAAGATCAAAGATTGCCCGTGGTATGATCGAGGATTTTGTAGGCATGGACCAAATTGCCGGCTTCGTCATACGAGAAGAGTTATATGTGCGAACTACATGTGTGGGTTTTGCATAGATGGACCAAACTGCAAATTCATGCATCCGAAATTCGATTTGCCAATTCAAGACCCTACTGCTCAACCCAAAAAATCGATTATCACTTGCCACTATTGCTCCGAACCTGGCCACAAAGCTATTTCGTGCCCTAATATGCCAGCTGAACTGCGAGATGATCAAAACGTTAAGAGTAATTCACAGAGTAACATTAATCAGATTCAGCTTGTTAGTATTCAATTACAGGATGGCTTAAAAGCAGGGTTCAGGCCTATCGAGCAAGTGACTTGTTTTAAATGTGGGGAAAAGGGTCATTATGCTAATAAATGTCCCAAAGGCCATCTAGCATTCCTCAGTCTGGCGTTGCAAAATAATCCCCGGCCACAACTGCAGCAACAATCGTAG